In Cupriavidus necator, the genomic window GCCAGAACTCGGATTTGCTGCAGCTCATGAGCGTGCGGGCCCAAGCGGACGCGGATAAGGACCAACAGAGCGTCGCCAGGGAAACGCAAAGCGCTGAGGCTATGCGCGCGATCACGACTGCGCAGGATGAGGAGCTCCGGCAGTTGCGTGCCCGGGTGTTCTCTCGCAAGCTGCAAGCCGACTGAGCGGGTGCCAGGAAGCCATGCTATTGCGTCTATTGATTCTACTGGTCACTGCTGCGCTATTGCACGCAAACGTGGCTTTCGCTCAGACCGAGATTCCCCCCTTGATGATTGGGTCGCAGGCGGAAGAATCCACCAAGACCCCGCCGTCATTCTCCGGACAGAAAGGGACGATCGCCGAATCTCTCAAAAGTTGGGTCGGCCAGTTCGAGTCGTTTCGCAGCGGCCTGATCGCAAGCGCTACACCGCTGAGTCAGACCATCCGATCGGAGACCGACAAGGTGGCTTATGGCTTAGCACTCATCACGCTGACTCTGGCCGGCATCCGATTCGCTGCAACGAACGATCCGACCACGGCGTGGACGGACATTTTTGAGGCGTTCATGCTCTTGGGGATCTTCGCAGGGATCTATTTGGGGTACGACAAGTTCGCACCGGGAATTTTTGACTGGTTCAAAATGCTCGGCGACAAGATCGCCGGTACTCGCTCCAGCAATCCGGCCTTGACGCTCATCTCGGTAGGCACCGGCTTCCTCGACACCTACAACAAGGCTATGGACGCGGCAAGCGGCCTCTCCGTCCTTAGCGTAGCCCTTTCCGGGATCGTCCTCATCATTACATTTGTGGTCTGTGCGGTTGCAGCGCTGCTCTACAGCTTCTTCATCGCTTTAGGGGAGGTTCAGGCCGCCGTCGGCATCGTCGTGGGCCCTCTCGCTGTCGCGCTCGCATTCTCGGATTATTCGCGCCGCTTCTTCGTCTCTTGGCTCGATTTCATGATTAGCGCCTCGATGTACACGGTCGTTGCCTCCGTCATGGCGCGACTCGTCTCCAGCGCATTCACTTCCACCATGGTCGATCAGACTGACATCGGCACCCAGTCCCTTGCGGGCGCTGCCTATGCGCTCGGCGTCGCGATTTTCATGCTGCTTGTCGCACTGGAGATCCCCAAGATGGCGGGCGCAATCTTCGGCTCCGGAGGCGGGCTGAGCGGGGGTGCGGCCGGGCGTCTGGGCATGAAAGCCGCTAGCGGAATCGGCGGGTTCCTGGCCAAGAAGGGCAAGTGATGACGGACCATCACCACCTGACTCCAGCGGCTTTGCTGGCATCCCACGACAGCCGCCTGGCGTTGGTCCGACAGTATGCCAACGAATCGGATGACGGAGACTTCCGCACGAAGTGGCTGAGCGTCCTGGATCGATGTGCCGCCTGGTTCTCCAGCATGCCGCTTCGGCCGACAGAGCACGCCGAGCCTGGTGGGGCATTCCGCGCGACGGTCGAAGCCGCGTACTTCGCCATGCGACTGTCCGGCGCCCAGAAGTTTGCCGCAGACCAGACCTCGGAACGCCGGCGCAAGCTCGAGCCTCAGTACCTGTATGCGCTGTTCCTCGCCGCGTGCTGTTCGCGGCTGGACGAGCCCTGCCGCCACTTCCAGTTTCACCGGATGCGCGATGGAGCGGAATGGGTTCCTGCCGCACACGGGGCATTCGGCGCGTGGCTTGGCGATGACACCTACCGGGTCACCCGCCGTGAGGCACCTCTTCCGAGCGAGCGGATGCGCACGGCACTACTCGCGCGGGAAATTCTGGGTACGGAGCGGTTAGGCGCATTTGACAGCCAGGTACTGACCGATTTGTTCGGCGCCATCAACCCAGATCCACGGCCAGCCGGCCTGGAAACGCTG contains:
- a CDS encoding type IV secretion system protein, translated to MLLRLLILLVTAALLHANVAFAQTEIPPLMIGSQAEESTKTPPSFSGQKGTIAESLKSWVGQFESFRSGLIASATPLSQTIRSETDKVAYGLALITLTLAGIRFAATNDPTTAWTDIFEAFMLLGIFAGIYLGYDKFAPGIFDWFKMLGDKIAGTRSSNPALTLISVGTGFLDTYNKAMDAASGLSVLSVALSGIVLIITFVVCAVAALLYSFFIALGEVQAAVGIVVGPLAVALAFSDYSRRFFVSWLDFMISASMYTVVASVMARLVSSAFTSTMVDQTDIGTQSLAGAAYALGVAIFMLLVALEIPKMAGAIFGSGGGLSGGAAGRLGMKAASGIGGFLAKKGK